One segment of Patulibacter sp. SYSU D01012 DNA contains the following:
- a CDS encoding CoA ester lyase, translating to MSANTTRPLRPRRTCHSVPGSSEKFLAKAPSLAADQVFLDLEDSVAQSEKDAARGRVIEALRTLEFPEDKTVVYRVNGTDTPFFYRDLIDVVEAVGDRIHAVMLPKVQTPGDIELTDKLLRQIELAKGYETGRIGIEAQIEDATGLVNVERIAAASPRMETVIFGPGDYSAAIGIPITQIGGAPEGYPGDHLNYLYSRLVVAARAAGIQAIDGPYAAFKDEDGLRERTRLVRALGLDGKWTIHPAQIETVNEIFTPTREVWEKAEAMLAAYRDATESGAGAAIFEGEMVDEANRKMAERIAGQGRAAGYAA from the coding sequence ATGAGCGCGAACACGACCCGTCCCCTGCGGCCCCGGCGCACCTGCCACTCCGTCCCGGGCTCGAGCGAGAAGTTCCTCGCGAAGGCGCCGAGCCTCGCCGCCGACCAGGTCTTCCTGGACCTGGAGGACTCCGTCGCGCAGAGCGAGAAGGACGCCGCCCGCGGCCGGGTCATCGAGGCGCTCCGCACCCTCGAGTTCCCCGAGGACAAGACGGTCGTCTACCGCGTGAACGGCACCGACACGCCGTTCTTCTACCGCGACCTGATCGACGTCGTCGAGGCCGTCGGCGACCGAATCCACGCGGTGATGCTGCCGAAGGTGCAGACCCCCGGCGACATCGAGCTGACCGACAAGCTGCTGCGCCAGATCGAGCTAGCCAAGGGCTACGAGACGGGCCGCATCGGCATCGAGGCGCAGATCGAGGACGCGACCGGCCTCGTCAACGTCGAGCGCATCGCGGCCGCCTCGCCGCGCATGGAGACCGTCATCTTCGGCCCGGGCGACTACTCCGCCGCGATCGGCATCCCGATCACCCAGATCGGCGGCGCGCCCGAGGGCTACCCCGGCGACCACCTGAACTACCTGTACTCCCGCCTGGTGGTCGCCGCGCGCGCCGCGGGCATCCAGGCGATCGACGGCCCGTACGCCGCGTTCAAGGACGAGGACGGCCTGCGTGAGCGCACCCGCCTGGTGCGCGCCCTCGGCCTCGACGGCAAGTGGACGATCCACCCCGCCCAGATCGAGACCGTCAACGAGATCTTCACCCCCACCCGCGAGGTGTGGGAGAAGGCCGAGGCGATGCTCGCCGCCTACCGCGACGCGACGGAGTCCGGCGCCGGCGCGGCGATCTTCGAGGGCGAGATGGTCGACGAGGCCAACCGCAAGATGGCCGAGCGGATCGCCGGCCAGGGCCGCGCCGCCGGCTACGCGGCCTGA
- a CDS encoding DNA-formamidopyrimidine glycosylase family protein, translating into MPELPEVEAARSLAERWTVGRTIVGVEDHDAWVTRPHEPGQIAAAITGKRVLEVGRIGKSLWMDLEDAPRLGLHLGMAGRLVGLAPEGVEGGEHDPLVSPGGPSDVAGLEDAGLRVTRIDTRVAAAAGLPDTAGEPLTASERTAWSMPVRSGVRELPGDGAWSRFALDLDDGGRLILFDKRRLGRVRLDPDLSSLGPDALVIAEDDFVARIGRGDAPLKARLMDQSNVAGIGNLLCDELLWQAAQPPLRPAGDLSEDELRELHATMRASTHEAIHRGGVHLGDVIPYRKKGEHCPRCGAEMVKGTVGGRTTWWCSDEQAWPPA; encoded by the coding sequence GTGCCCGAGCTGCCCGAGGTCGAAGCCGCCCGCTCCCTGGCCGAGCGCTGGACCGTCGGCCGCACCATCGTCGGCGTCGAGGACCACGACGCGTGGGTCACCCGCCCGCACGAGCCGGGACAGATCGCCGCCGCGATCACCGGCAAGCGGGTGCTCGAGGTCGGCCGCATCGGCAAGTCGCTGTGGATGGACCTGGAGGACGCCCCGCGCCTGGGCCTGCACCTCGGCATGGCCGGACGCCTCGTCGGCCTGGCGCCCGAGGGCGTGGAGGGCGGCGAGCACGACCCGCTCGTCTCGCCGGGCGGCCCGTCCGACGTCGCGGGGCTCGAGGACGCCGGCCTGCGGGTCACGCGGATCGACACGCGCGTCGCCGCGGCGGCCGGCCTGCCCGACACCGCCGGCGAGCCGCTGACCGCCTCCGAGCGCACCGCCTGGTCGATGCCCGTCCGGTCCGGCGTCCGCGAGCTGCCGGGCGACGGCGCCTGGAGCCGCTTCGCGCTCGACCTGGACGACGGCGGCCGCCTGATCCTCTTCGACAAGCGCCGCCTGGGCCGCGTGCGCCTGGACCCCGACCTCTCGTCGCTCGGTCCCGACGCCCTGGTGATCGCGGAGGACGACTTCGTCGCGCGCATCGGCCGCGGCGACGCGCCGCTGAAGGCGCGGCTGATGGACCAGTCCAACGTCGCCGGCATCGGCAACCTGCTCTGCGACGAGCTGCTGTGGCAGGCCGCGCAGCCGCCGCTGCGGCCGGCGGGCGACCTGTCCGAGGACGAGCTGCGCGAGCTGCACGCGACGATGCGCGCGAGCACGCACGAGGCGATCCACCGCGGCGGCGTCCACCTGGGCGACGTCATCCCCTACCGCAAGAAGGGCGAGCACTGCCCGCGCTGCGGGGCCGAGATGGTGAAGGGCACCGTCGGCGGCCGCACGACGTGGTGGTGCTCCGACGAGCAGGCCTGGCCGCCGGCCTGA
- a CDS encoding VOC family protein encodes MTVDHLLAVVLVSDAERAERWYARLLDAPPANRPMPTLAEWRVTAAGWVQVFADPDRAGRSALNLAVPDLDAARATLVGRGLDPGPVQEASKGVRLCALRDPDGNVVTLIGGFRPVY; translated from the coding sequence ATGACCGTCGACCACCTGCTCGCCGTCGTCCTCGTGTCCGACGCGGAGCGCGCCGAGCGCTGGTACGCCCGCCTGCTCGACGCCCCGCCCGCCAACCGCCCCATGCCGACCTTGGCCGAGTGGCGTGTGACCGCCGCCGGCTGGGTCCAGGTCTTCGCCGATCCGGACCGCGCCGGACGGAGCGCGCTGAACCTCGCCGTGCCCGACCTGGACGCCGCGCGGGCCACCCTCGTCGGCCGCGGGCTCGACCCCGGCCCCGTCCAGGAGGCGAGCAAGGGCGTGCGGCTGTGCGCGCTCCGCGACCCGGACGGCAACGTCGTCACGCTGATCGGCGGCTTCCGGCCCGTCTACTGA
- a CDS encoding ATP-binding cassette domain-containing protein: MGGATGTVPAAVAMEHVLVRRHGRDGRPLLLLEDVDWTVRRGEHWVVLGPNGAGKSTLLALAGGVSHPTSGAVHVLGLRIGGTDMRALRERIGHVDAATARSLKGGLDGRGVVLSGAFGSLAPQHRRLTDAHRARADELLALVGAEELGPRRFDDCSQGERQRLLLARALMAGVGDDVAGTGPELLLLDEPASGLDLPSRERLVGAIVATAGTTPDLPTITVTHHLEEIPPTTTHALLLRGGRVVAAGAADEVLTSGPVSACFGLEVAVERHGGRWAARLAAAAPAG; encoded by the coding sequence ATGGGCGGAGCGACGGGGACGGTGCCGGCGGCGGTCGCGATGGAGCACGTCCTCGTACGCCGCCACGGCCGCGACGGGCGGCCGCTGCTGCTGCTCGAGGACGTCGACTGGACCGTCCGCCGCGGCGAGCACTGGGTCGTCCTGGGCCCCAACGGCGCGGGCAAGAGCACGCTGCTGGCGCTCGCCGGCGGCGTCAGCCACCCGACGTCCGGCGCGGTGCACGTCCTCGGCCTGCGGATCGGGGGCACCGACATGCGGGCGCTCCGCGAGCGGATCGGCCACGTCGACGCGGCCACCGCCCGGTCGCTGAAGGGCGGCCTCGACGGCCGCGGCGTCGTCCTGTCCGGCGCCTTCGGCAGCCTGGCGCCGCAGCACCGGCGCCTGACGGACGCCCACCGCGCGCGGGCGGACGAGCTGCTGGCGCTCGTGGGGGCGGAGGAGCTGGGGCCGCGGCGGTTCGACGACTGCTCGCAGGGCGAGCGGCAGCGGCTGCTGCTGGCCCGGGCGCTGATGGCCGGCGTCGGCGACGACGTCGCCGGCACGGGCCCCGAGCTGCTCCTGCTCGACGAGCCCGCCAGCGGGCTCGACCTGCCGTCCCGCGAGCGGCTCGTCGGGGCGATCGTGGCGACGGCGGGCACGACCCCCGACCTGCCGACGATCACCGTCACGCACCACCTGGAGGAGATCCCCCCGACGACGACCCACGCGCTGCTGCTGCGCGGCGGACGGGTCGTGGCGGCGGGGGCGGCCGACGAGGTGCTGACGTCCGGCCCGGTCAGCGCGTGCTTCGGCCTGGAGGTCGCGGTGGAGCGGCACGGCGGGCGCTGGGCGGCGCGGCTGGCCGCGGCCGCCCCCGCGGGCTGA
- the upp gene encoding uracil phosphoribosyltransferase has protein sequence MPELRVVDHPLLADRVAVMRDRDSDRATFRRAMRAAAVLLAVEATKDLATVDAEIETPLERTTVRKIEGDVVLVPVLRAGLGMLDPFLDVVPEARVGHIGLERDEASLQPRRYFERLPEEVPVARTLVLDPMLATGGSAIHALDALREAGARELALVVLVAAPEGVAKVQERHPDVPIIAATLDRQLDENGFIRPGLGDAGDRVFGT, from the coding sequence GTGCCGGAGCTGCGCGTCGTCGACCATCCCCTGCTGGCGGACCGCGTGGCGGTCATGCGCGACCGGGACTCGGACCGCGCGACGTTCCGCCGGGCGATGCGCGCCGCGGCCGTGCTGCTCGCGGTCGAGGCGACGAAGGACCTGGCGACGGTCGACGCCGAGATCGAGACGCCGCTCGAGCGCACGACCGTCCGCAAGATCGAGGGCGACGTCGTCCTCGTGCCGGTGCTCCGCGCCGGGCTGGGCATGCTCGACCCCTTCCTGGACGTCGTCCCCGAGGCGCGCGTGGGCCACATCGGCCTGGAGCGCGACGAGGCGTCGCTGCAGCCGCGCCGCTACTTCGAGCGGCTGCCGGAGGAGGTGCCGGTGGCGCGGACCCTGGTGCTCGACCCGATGCTCGCCACCGGCGGCTCGGCGATCCACGCGCTCGACGCGCTGCGCGAGGCGGGGGCGCGCGAGCTCGCCCTCGTGGTGCTCGTGGCGGCGCCCGAGGGCGTGGCGAAGGTCCAGGAGCGCCACCCCGACGTGCCGATCATCGCGGCGACGCTCGACCGGCAGCTCGACGAGAACGGCTTCATCCGTCCGGGCCTGGGCGACGCGGGCGACCGCGTCTTCGGCACCTGA
- a CDS encoding YbjQ family protein has protein sequence MQIVTTNDIPGHVVEEVHGEVFGLTVRSRNVGSNIGAGFKSLVGGELKGITKMLQDSRKEALERLSQEAEALGANAVLAFRFETTEYASTGTEVCAYGTAVRVRPA, from the coding sequence ATGCAGATCGTCACCACGAACGACATCCCCGGCCACGTCGTCGAGGAGGTGCACGGCGAGGTCTTCGGCCTGACCGTGCGCTCCCGCAACGTCGGCTCCAACATCGGCGCCGGCTTCAAGTCGCTCGTCGGCGGCGAGCTGAAGGGCATCACGAAGATGCTCCAGGACAGCCGCAAGGAGGCCCTGGAGCGCCTGTCGCAGGAGGCCGAGGCCCTGGGCGCCAACGCCGTGCTGGCGTTCCGCTTCGAGACGACCGAGTACGCCAGCACCGGCACCGAGGTGTGCGCCTACGGCACCGCGGTGCGCGTGCGCCCGGCCTGA
- a CDS encoding PhzF family phenazine biosynthesis protein — MTQLDVLRVFCAADGGHGNPLGVVLDAGAVAPAERQRIAAALGFSETVFVDDAAAGAVRIYTPGKELPLAGHPLVGTSWLLAREGAPVDVLRPPAGDVATAADADGAWIAADPAAAPPFVLCGYATAAEVEGLPVPAGPDVHLDAWAWIDEQAGTVRSRVFAAGVGVPEDEATGAAALRLTAHLGRAVTIHQGAGSVIAAEPLDDGRVRVGGRVDHDHRLPLTDALADPAALRG, encoded by the coding sequence ATGACGCAGCTCGACGTGCTGAGGGTCTTCTGCGCCGCGGACGGCGGCCACGGCAACCCGCTCGGGGTCGTCCTGGACGCCGGGGCGGTGGCGCCGGCGGAGCGGCAGCGCATCGCCGCGGCGCTCGGCTTCTCCGAGACGGTCTTCGTCGACGACGCCGCCGCGGGCGCCGTGCGGATCTACACGCCCGGGAAGGAGCTGCCGCTCGCGGGCCACCCGCTCGTCGGCACCTCGTGGCTGCTCGCCCGGGAGGGCGCGCCGGTCGACGTGCTGCGGCCGCCGGCGGGCGACGTCGCGACGGCCGCGGACGCCGACGGCGCGTGGATCGCCGCCGACCCGGCCGCCGCGCCGCCGTTCGTCCTGTGCGGCTACGCGACGGCGGCCGAGGTGGAGGGGCTGCCGGTGCCGGCGGGGCCCGACGTGCACCTGGACGCGTGGGCCTGGATCGACGAGCAGGCGGGCACCGTGCGCTCGCGGGTGTTCGCGGCCGGCGTGGGCGTGCCCGAGGACGAGGCGACCGGGGCCGCGGCGCTGCGCCTGACGGCGCACCTGGGCCGCGCGGTGACGATCCACCAGGGCGCGGGGTCCGTCATCGCCGCCGAGCCGCTCGACGACGGGCGCGTACGGGTGGGCGGCCGCGTCGACCACGACCACCGGCTGCCGCTGACGGACGCGCTGGCGGACCCCGCCGCGCTGCGGGGCTGA
- the ilvA gene encoding threonine ammonia-lyase, with the protein MSAVLPSQAPDAQRRRRARAAVEGVARVTPVLRSEGLTDRFGAPVVLKAESLQRTGSFKIRGALAKLAALGEGAARGVVAGSAGNHARAVAEAARTTGIPASVFMPAGAPIAKIEACRRLGADVVLVDGPLENALAAAHDLADERGMAFLHPFDDADVVAGQGTIGEELLDQVPDMAQIVVPVGGGGLICGIATAVKAARPDVRIVGVRAALHGSVVAARESRSPVSSFGDGLWERSDAPTIADGISVKRPGDLTGPLVEALVDDVVAVDEDSIAEAMVLLLDRVNLVVEGAGAVGLAALLRELVPAPDAGSTVLLLSGGNVDTGLLAQIARRHESLVGRRLVLNALVPDRPGSLVRLLTGIADAGASVTEIQHVREGVDLHVGDTAVRLTLETRGRDHADQVIARVREQGFPVERSA; encoded by the coding sequence ATGAGCGCCGTCCTTCCGTCCCAGGCCCCCGACGCACAGCGGCGTCGGCGGGCCCGGGCGGCGGTCGAGGGCGTCGCGCGCGTCACGCCCGTCCTGCGCTCGGAGGGGCTGACGGACCGCTTCGGCGCCCCGGTCGTGCTGAAGGCCGAGTCGCTGCAGCGCACCGGCTCGTTCAAGATCCGCGGCGCGCTCGCGAAGCTGGCCGCGCTCGGCGAGGGCGCCGCCCGCGGCGTCGTGGCCGGGAGCGCCGGCAACCACGCCCGCGCGGTCGCCGAGGCGGCCCGCACGACCGGCATCCCCGCGTCGGTGTTCATGCCCGCCGGCGCGCCGATCGCGAAGATCGAGGCGTGCCGCCGGCTGGGGGCCGACGTCGTGCTCGTCGACGGGCCGCTCGAGAACGCCCTGGCCGCCGCGCACGACCTCGCCGACGAGCGCGGCATGGCGTTCCTGCACCCGTTCGACGACGCCGACGTCGTCGCCGGGCAGGGCACGATCGGCGAGGAGCTGCTGGACCAGGTCCCCGACATGGCGCAGATCGTCGTCCCCGTGGGCGGCGGCGGGCTGATCTGCGGCATCGCCACGGCGGTCAAGGCGGCGCGGCCCGACGTGCGGATCGTGGGCGTGCGCGCCGCCCTGCACGGGTCGGTCGTCGCCGCGCGCGAGAGCCGGTCGCCGGTCTCGTCCTTCGGGGACGGGCTGTGGGAGCGCTCGGACGCGCCGACGATCGCGGACGGCATCTCGGTCAAGCGCCCGGGGGACCTGACCGGCCCGCTCGTGGAGGCCCTCGTCGACGACGTGGTCGCCGTCGACGAGGACTCGATCGCCGAGGCGATGGTGCTGCTGCTGGACCGCGTGAACCTGGTCGTGGAGGGCGCCGGGGCCGTCGGGCTGGCGGCGCTCCTGCGCGAGCTCGTCCCCGCGCCGGACGCCGGCTCGACCGTCCTGCTGCTGTCGGGCGGCAACGTCGACACCGGGCTGCTGGCCCAGATCGCGCGCCGCCACGAGTCGCTCGTCGGCCGGCGCCTGGTCCTGAACGCGCTCGTGCCGGACCGCCCCGGCTCGCTCGTGCGCCTGCTGACCGGGATCGCGGACGCGGGCGCGAGCGTCACCGAGATCCAGCACGTGCGCGAGGGCGTCGACCTGCACGTCGGCGACACCGCGGTGCGCCTGACGCTCGAGACGCGGGGCCGCGACCACGCCGACCAGGTCATCGCGCGCGTGCGCGAGCAGGGCTTCCCCGTCGAGCGCTCCGCCTGA
- a CDS encoding acyl-CoA dehydrogenase family protein has protein sequence MATAFTTEPTDPEVRDEIVALVRQFTDEQIIPNAEHYDAKDEWPEPIVEGLKELGLFGVTLPEEYGGLGLDLSTYARIAEELARGWISVPGIINTHFIGAYLLMKFGTDEQKQKYLPRMATGELRAAFSLSEPHAGSDVQAIKTAAKKLDDGRYEINGQKLWVTNGLMSGLVFVLVVTDPTAKPAYKGMTCFICEKEPGVQVNTGEYEGFEVPPKIKKMGYKGVESTELVFNGYKLSADQILGGEEGGLNKGFKQMMDSLEVGRVNVAARGVGVAQRAFELAIRYAQERETFGKPIAQHQLVQEKLADMYTRLEAARLLTYRAAELKDQGERSDTEAAMAKLAASEAGHKNAEEALRIHGGFGFSKEYEIERIYRDAPLLLIGEGTSDIQRMGIAKGLLKRFAI, from the coding sequence ATGGCCACTGCCTTCACCACCGAGCCCACCGATCCCGAGGTCCGGGACGAGATCGTCGCGCTGGTCCGCCAGTTCACGGACGAGCAGATCATCCCGAACGCGGAGCACTACGACGCCAAGGACGAGTGGCCCGAGCCGATCGTCGAGGGCCTGAAGGAGCTCGGCCTGTTCGGCGTCACGCTGCCGGAGGAGTACGGCGGCCTGGGCCTGGACCTGTCGACGTACGCGCGCATCGCCGAGGAGCTCGCGCGCGGCTGGATCTCGGTCCCGGGCATCATCAACACGCACTTCATCGGTGCGTACCTGCTGATGAAGTTCGGCACGGACGAGCAGAAGCAGAAGTACCTGCCGCGCATGGCGACGGGCGAGCTGCGCGCCGCGTTCTCGCTCTCCGAGCCGCACGCCGGCTCCGACGTGCAGGCGATCAAGACCGCCGCGAAGAAGCTCGACGACGGGCGCTACGAGATCAACGGCCAGAAGCTGTGGGTCACGAACGGCCTGATGAGCGGCCTGGTCTTCGTCCTCGTCGTGACCGACCCGACGGCGAAGCCCGCCTACAAGGGCATGACGTGCTTCATCTGCGAGAAGGAGCCGGGCGTCCAGGTCAACACGGGCGAGTACGAGGGCTTCGAGGTCCCGCCGAAGATCAAGAAGATGGGCTACAAGGGCGTCGAGTCCACCGAGCTCGTCTTCAACGGCTACAAGCTCTCCGCCGACCAGATCCTGGGCGGCGAGGAGGGCGGCCTGAACAAGGGCTTCAAGCAGATGATGGACTCGCTCGAGGTCGGCCGCGTGAACGTCGCCGCGCGCGGCGTCGGCGTGGCGCAGCGCGCCTTCGAGCTGGCCATCCGCTACGCCCAGGAGCGCGAGACGTTCGGCAAGCCGATCGCCCAGCACCAGCTCGTGCAGGAGAAGCTGGCCGACATGTACACGCGCCTCGAGGCCGCGCGGCTGCTGACGTACCGCGCCGCCGAGCTGAAGGACCAGGGCGAGCGCTCGGACACCGAGGCCGCGATGGCGAAGCTCGCCGCGTCCGAGGCGGGCCACAAGAACGCCGAGGAGGCGCTGCGCATCCACGGCGGCTTCGGCTTCTCGAAGGAGTACGAGATCGAGCGCATCTACCGCGACGCGCCGCTGCTGCTGATCGGCGAGGGCACGTCCGACATCCAGCGGATGGGCATCGCGAAGGGCCTGCTGAAGCGCTTCGCGATCTAG
- a CDS encoding GntR family transcriptional regulator, with amino-acid sequence MEIDAAAAVFSPVRAPTTFEETVERLGSAIRTGVLAAGVQLPPERELAEQLRISRSTLRQALTALAESGHLVAQRGRGGGTFVVDRPPIAGPGAPDVAGPLPDDWREACAVRRAFEVGVACLAAERAAAQPEAVAEGLLALGALVDEMDADAPFPAYRRADAALHVGLAELTGVRELVLRATELQARATELIAHIAHPRAVLGASNAEHRRLLVAVGRGDATAAVRTVRRHLAGTEHVLAGLAPGT; translated from the coding sequence ATGGAGATCGACGCCGCGGCCGCGGTCTTCTCCCCCGTGCGGGCCCCGACGACCTTCGAGGAGACGGTCGAGCGCCTGGGCAGCGCCATCCGCACCGGCGTCCTGGCCGCGGGGGTGCAGCTGCCGCCGGAGCGCGAGCTGGCCGAGCAGCTGCGGATCTCACGCTCGACGCTGCGGCAGGCGCTGACCGCGCTGGCGGAGTCCGGGCACCTCGTCGCCCAGCGCGGCCGCGGCGGCGGCACGTTCGTCGTCGACCGGCCGCCGATCGCGGGCCCCGGCGCCCCGGACGTGGCCGGGCCGCTGCCCGACGACTGGCGCGAGGCGTGCGCCGTGCGCCGGGCGTTCGAGGTGGGGGTCGCCTGCCTGGCGGCCGAGCGCGCCGCCGCGCAGCCCGAGGCGGTCGCCGAGGGCCTCCTGGCGCTCGGGGCCCTCGTCGACGAGATGGACGCCGACGCGCCCTTCCCGGCGTACCGCCGCGCCGACGCCGCGCTGCACGTGGGGCTCGCCGAGCTGACTGGCGTCCGCGAGCTCGTGCTGCGCGCCACCGAGCTGCAGGCGCGCGCGACCGAGCTGATCGCCCACATCGCCCACCCTCGGGCCGTCCTGGGGGCGTCGAACGCCGAGCACCGGCGGCTGCTCGTCGCGGTCGGCCGCGGCGACGCGACGGCGGCCGTGCGCACCGTCCGGCGGCACCTGGCGGGCACGGAGCACGTGTTGGCCGGCCTCGCGCCGGGTACGTGA
- a CDS encoding amino acid permease encodes MGTVPESGNEHHEKDVARLRAMGYEQTLERNLSAFSNFAISFSIVSILTGGLASYGIGLANGGPITMAWGWPLVSVMVLFVGLAMAELASAYPTAGGLYWWASKLGKPAHGWFTGWFNLVGQIAVTASIDYGAAIFVTAVLDVLGAGLGTDRGTIFAVFTVILLLHAGMNIIGPHIATRINMVSAWWHVAGVLVFVLVLAFFAKDHQSVSFVFTKTVDNSGVGFGGVTFSFLLGLLHAQYTFTGYDASAHMSEETKNASTAVVKGIINTILVSAVFGYVLILAVTFAIPNLDDALNPELNSGYPVIYILQESLSSGLSGLLLIIAAVAQLFCGYASVTAASRMAYAFSRDKAIPGSGLWSRLTSRRVPAMAVGLIVVFAWILLIPSMLVAEKDAPVAYAAATSIAVIGLYISYAIPIWLRLKAGSRFETGDWSLGAWYRPVAIVALLWVAIICVLFIIPQADAGLPWQDDFSWSAVNYSPITVVVVLGAVGIWWLVSARKWFTGPLHTVSEIDRELDA; translated from the coding sequence ATGGGCACGGTCCCGGAATCAGGCAACGAGCACCACGAGAAGGACGTCGCCCGGCTACGGGCGATGGGCTACGAGCAGACGCTCGAGCGCAACCTCAGCGCGTTCTCGAACTTCGCGATCAGCTTCTCGATCGTCTCGATCCTCACCGGCGGCCTGGCGAGCTACGGCATCGGCCTGGCCAACGGCGGGCCGATCACGATGGCGTGGGGCTGGCCCCTCGTCTCGGTGATGGTGCTCTTCGTCGGCCTGGCGATGGCCGAGCTGGCGTCGGCGTACCCGACCGCCGGCGGCCTGTACTGGTGGGCGTCGAAGCTCGGCAAGCCCGCCCACGGCTGGTTCACGGGCTGGTTCAACCTCGTCGGCCAGATCGCCGTCACCGCGTCGATCGACTACGGCGCCGCGATCTTCGTCACCGCGGTCCTCGACGTCCTCGGCGCCGGGCTCGGCACCGACCGCGGGACGATCTTCGCGGTCTTCACCGTCATCCTGCTGCTGCACGCCGGGATGAACATCATCGGCCCGCACATCGCCACGCGCATCAACATGGTCAGCGCCTGGTGGCACGTGGCCGGCGTCCTCGTCTTCGTGCTCGTCCTCGCGTTCTTCGCCAAGGACCACCAGAGCGTCTCGTTCGTGTTCACGAAGACCGTCGACAACTCCGGGGTCGGCTTCGGCGGCGTGACGTTCAGCTTCCTGCTCGGCCTGCTGCACGCGCAGTACACGTTCACGGGCTACGACGCCTCGGCGCACATGTCCGAGGAGACGAAGAACGCCTCGACCGCGGTGGTCAAGGGGATCATCAACACGATCCTCGTCTCGGCCGTCTTCGGCTACGTCCTGATCCTGGCGGTGACGTTCGCGATCCCCAACCTGGACGACGCGCTCAACCCCGAGCTGAACAGCGGCTACCCGGTCATCTACATCCTGCAGGAGTCCCTCTCGAGCGGCCTGTCGGGCCTGCTGCTGATCATCGCGGCGGTCGCCCAGCTGTTCTGCGGCTACGCGTCCGTCACGGCCGCCTCGCGCATGGCCTACGCCTTCTCGCGCGACAAGGCGATCCCCGGCTCGGGCCTGTGGTCGAGGCTCACGTCGCGCCGCGTGCCGGCGATGGCGGTCGGCCTGATCGTCGTCTTCGCCTGGATCCTGCTGATCCCGTCGATGCTCGTGGCCGAGAAGGACGCGCCGGTCGCCTACGCCGCGGCCACGTCGATCGCGGTCATCGGCCTGTACATCTCGTACGCCATCCCGATCTGGCTGCGCCTGAAGGCCGGCTCGCGCTTCGAGACCGGCGACTGGAGCCTGGGCGCCTGGTACCGGCCCGTGGCGATCGTCGCGCTGCTGTGGGTCGCGATCATCTGCGTCCTCTTCATCATCCCGCAGGCCGACGCCGGCCTGCCCTGGCAGGACGACTTCTCGTGGAGCGCGGTGAACTACTCGCCGATCACGGTCGTCGTGGTGCTCGGCGCCGTCGGCATCTGGTGGCTGGTGTCGGCCCGCAAGTGGTTCACGGGCCCGCTGCACACCGTGAGCGAGATCGACCGCGAGCTCGACGCGTGA